In Candidatus Methanomethylophilus alvi Mx1201, a genomic segment contains:
- a CDS encoding MBL fold metallo-hydrolase, with product MDCGTGLDSDNVIEGIWNALDGLRLSCVLLTHCHADHSGGLSSIVREFGCPAYMGTLDLGPYSSNDRDVLFSRQLGVEVDPVGCKALSEGEVFDIGDHRLRAISTPGHTAGGLCFYDEVTHSLFSGDTVFARGYGRTDLPGGSTSKLAESLSKLRNVNIGMMYPGHGPASPDGNESVREAVKMMEGW from the coding sequence GTGGATTGCGGTACTGGTCTTGATTCTGATAATGTGATCGAGGGGATATGGAATGCATTGGACGGTCTGCGTCTTTCATGTGTTCTGCTGACGCATTGCCATGCGGATCATTCCGGGGGACTATCATCCATCGTAAGGGAGTTCGGATGTCCTGCATATATGGGCACTCTCGATCTCGGACCATACAGTTCCAACGACCGGGATGTACTGTTCTCTCGCCAGTTGGGGGTCGAAGTGGATCCGGTCGGATGTAAGGCCCTCTCCGAAGGGGAGGTGTTCGACATAGGGGACCACAGGCTTCGTGCCATCTCCACCCCCGGACATACCGCCGGAGGCCTATGCTTCTATGATGAGGTCACCCATAGTTTGTTCTCCGGGGATACGGTGTTCGCCAGGGGGTATGGACGTACAGATCTCCCGGGAGGCTCGACGTCCAAGTTGGCGGAATCGTTATCCAAACTGCGTAACGTAAATATCGGAATGATGTATCCTGGGCATGGACCCGCCTCTCCGGACGGCAACGAGTCTGTCAGGGAAGCGGTAAAGATGATGGAAGGATGGTAA
- a CDS encoding L-threonylcarbamoyladenylate synthase, with amino-acid sequence MRVLKCDCSKGLNDNCIQAAMSAAEDIAAGNLIVYPTDTVYGIGADIYNEVAVKNLYLAKRRPFDMALSVAVADRKMMESVAILNETADKLIKAFLPGPLTIIIKKNPEVPDIVTAGSQKVGIRIPDHPIALEIARRSGPIVATSANIHFQPDAIDIGMATAALGNSVSTYIDAGHSPSGKPSTIIWIKDKEYEIIRQGPITEDMIKEVLQC; translated from the coding sequence ATGAGGGTTCTCAAGTGTGACTGTTCCAAGGGATTGAACGACAACTGCATCCAGGCAGCCATGTCTGCCGCCGAGGATATTGCTGCGGGTAATCTCATAGTCTACCCCACAGATACCGTCTACGGCATAGGGGCTGACATATACAACGAAGTAGCTGTAAAGAATCTCTATCTGGCCAAGAGAAGACCCTTCGACATGGCCCTATCCGTGGCTGTCGCCGACAGGAAGATGATGGAGTCCGTGGCGATCCTTAATGAAACCGCAGACAAGCTCATCAAGGCATTCCTGCCCGGGCCCCTCACCATCATCATAAAGAAGAATCCCGAGGTCCCGGATATCGTGACGGCCGGCTCGCAGAAGGTCGGCATCCGTATACCGGACCACCCTATTGCCTTGGAGATAGCCAGGAGGTCCGGCCCCATCGTAGCCACCTCCGCCAACATCCACTTCCAGCCGGATGCCATAGACATAGGGATGGCCACTGCGGCACTGGGTAATTCCGTCTCCACATACATCGATGCGGGCCACAGCCCCTCAGGTAAGCCCTCCACGATCATCTGGATAAAGGATAAGGAGTACGAGATCATCCGTCAGGGTCCGATAACGGAAGATATGATCAAGGAAGTATTACAATGCTGA
- a CDS encoding DNA-directed RNA polymerase subunit D has protein sequence MQIEIVEMEDRKAKFILKNSSPAMANALRRTMIQDIPKMAIDKVEFHLGPIMQDDKEYESVTSLFDEVIAHRLGMIPVPTDYDQFTFQDKCECGGEGCPHCTIMYSINKVGPGTVYSGDLVPLGDNTLKVKDEFIPVVELTDNQAVLIYATAVMGTAKKHVKWQAAFGVGYSYEPIIEIDPALASDPDTLKAAELCPGLFEVKDGKLVVADKWKAVNFGSTAMQDPIPKGAIKVTWNENNFLFKFETDGSLTARQVLDKAVEILKAEADEFSAQVDALAQ, from the coding sequence ATGCAGATCGAGATTGTCGAGATGGAGGACAGGAAGGCTAAGTTCATCCTGAAGAACTCCTCGCCTGCAATGGCGAACGCACTCAGGCGCACCATGATCCAGGACATCCCAAAGATGGCGATCGACAAGGTGGAGTTCCACCTCGGTCCCATCATGCAGGACGACAAAGAGTACGAGAGCGTCACTTCCCTGTTCGACGAGGTAATCGCCCACAGGCTCGGGATGATCCCCGTACCCACCGACTACGACCAGTTCACTTTCCAGGACAAGTGCGAGTGCGGCGGCGAAGGCTGCCCGCACTGCACCATCATGTACAGCATCAACAAGGTCGGGCCCGGCACCGTCTATTCCGGTGACCTCGTCCCTCTCGGGGACAACACCCTGAAGGTGAAGGACGAGTTCATCCCGGTCGTCGAGCTCACCGACAACCAGGCGGTCCTGATCTATGCGACGGCCGTCATGGGTACCGCGAAGAAGCATGTCAAATGGCAGGCCGCATTCGGTGTCGGATACTCTTACGAGCCCATCATCGAGATAGACCCGGCTTTGGCATCCGATCCCGATACTCTCAAGGCCGCTGAGCTCTGCCCCGGACTGTTCGAGGTCAAGGACGGAAAGCTTGTCGTTGCCGACAAGTGGAAGGCCGTCAACTTCGGAAGCACCGCCATGCAGGATCCGATACCCAAGGGCGCCATCAAGGTGACTTGGAACGAGAACAATTTCCTGTTCAAGTTCGAGACCGACGGTTCCCTTACCGCCAGGCAGGTCCTCGACAAAGCCGTCGAGATCCTGAAGGCCGAGGCTGACGAGTTCTCTGCCCAGGTCGATGCTCTGGCACAGTGA
- a CDS encoding NOG1 family protein, with protein MNTTIPTVLSSEELMDKAFRRASKISKKGSDSLDTKKKTTLARITASGDIVETTLVGYIQKFPRMEKQDDFFPQLVDLVIGIDRYKKALGALNWAAGRTELLKNQSLREVRRTKDPAIIESIKKGFYGRLGSYVNQISKDLLFLQDAKNKFRDLPTIDPKVPTAVVAGFPNVGKSSLVTYISTAAPEIAPYPFTTKGITIGHIKDDWRMFQIVDTPGLLDRDFEDRNDIEKQAVLALRYLTDIMIFILDPSETCGYDMGKQTKLLENIRANFEGVPIVVIESKCDVMRTDKEVMRISSVTGEGMEELKTQLVERLRTVLRQRALETPLEEVE; from the coding sequence ATGAACACAACTATACCGACGGTCCTCTCATCGGAGGAATTGATGGACAAGGCATTCCGCAGGGCCTCCAAGATCAGCAAGAAAGGCAGCGACTCCTTGGACACCAAGAAGAAGACGACGCTCGCCAGGATCACGGCTTCGGGCGACATAGTCGAGACGACTCTCGTCGGCTACATCCAGAAGTTCCCGAGGATGGAGAAGCAGGACGATTTCTTCCCCCAGCTCGTGGACCTCGTAATCGGGATCGACCGTTACAAGAAGGCGCTGGGTGCCCTGAACTGGGCGGCCGGAAGGACCGAACTCCTGAAGAACCAGTCTCTCAGGGAGGTCAGACGGACCAAGGACCCTGCGATCATCGAATCCATAAAGAAGGGATTCTACGGACGCCTCGGATCATACGTCAACCAGATCTCGAAGGACCTGCTTTTCCTGCAGGATGCCAAGAACAAGTTCAGGGACCTTCCAACCATCGACCCGAAGGTCCCCACTGCGGTGGTCGCAGGATTCCCGAACGTCGGGAAGAGCAGCCTTGTGACCTACATCAGTACCGCCGCCCCCGAGATAGCCCCCTATCCGTTCACCACGAAGGGGATCACCATCGGGCACATCAAGGACGACTGGAGGATGTTCCAGATCGTCGATACGCCCGGACTCCTGGACCGCGATTTCGAAGACAGGAACGACATCGAGAAACAGGCGGTCCTTGCACTGAGATACCTCACGGATATCATGATCTTCATCCTCGACCCCTCGGAGACATGCGGATACGACATGGGGAAGCAGACGAAACTCCTGGAGAATATCAGGGCTAATTTCGAAGGGGTGCCGATCGTCGTCATAGAGAGCAAGTGCGACGTCATGCGTACCGACAAGGAGGTCATGCGCATATCCTCCGTCACCGGGGAAGGGATGGAGGAGCTGAAGACCCAGCTCGTGGAAAGACTCAGGACCGTACTCAGACAGAGGGCGTTGGAGACGCCGCTGGAAGAGGTAGAGTGA
- the map gene encoding type II methionyl aminopeptidase, whose protein sequence is MLKEDELAKLRKVGEISGAARELGMSMCEAGVKLYDVAQEVEGYIREHGCGLSFPCNISRNEVAAHYTPSCNDETRFEIGDVVKIDCGGMLDGFIGDTAGTVEVGTRNYTDLIESAKRARDTVAEFIGAGIPINEIGAAIEGSVKRDGFKVVENLCGHQIDRWNLHAGFSVAPYDNGDNTMLEAGMTVAIEPFATNGGGYVDNGKHGNIVILTRDKPSGNPKADEFVTYVKEEFPDSPFCARSCDFPDAEKWVKLLMRKGILSGFNELVEINGGMVAQFEHTFYIAGKRGEITTGP, encoded by the coding sequence ATGCTGAAAGAAGATGAGCTTGCCAAATTGCGCAAGGTCGGAGAGATATCCGGGGCCGCCAGAGAGCTCGGTATGAGCATGTGCGAGGCCGGAGTGAAGCTGTACGATGTGGCACAGGAGGTAGAGGGATATATCCGCGAGCACGGGTGCGGTCTTTCGTTCCCCTGTAACATAAGCAGGAACGAGGTCGCCGCCCATTATACTCCCTCCTGTAACGACGAGACCCGTTTCGAGATCGGAGACGTCGTAAAGATCGACTGCGGAGGAATGCTGGACGGTTTTATCGGCGACACAGCCGGTACGGTCGAAGTCGGTACCCGCAATTATACGGACCTCATCGAGTCCGCCAAGAGGGCCAGAGATACCGTGGCCGAGTTCATCGGTGCAGGTATCCCTATCAACGAGATCGGTGCCGCCATAGAGGGCAGCGTCAAGAGGGACGGCTTCAAGGTCGTGGAGAACCTCTGCGGGCACCAGATCGACAGGTGGAACCTCCATGCAGGGTTCTCGGTGGCGCCATATGACAACGGGGACAATACCATGCTGGAGGCCGGTATGACCGTGGCCATAGAGCCCTTTGCCACCAACGGCGGAGGATATGTGGACAACGGCAAGCATGGGAACATAGTCATCCTGACCCGCGACAAGCCGTCCGGCAATCCCAAGGCGGATGAGTTCGTCACCTATGTGAAGGAGGAGTTCCCCGACTCGCCTTTTTGTGCCAGGAGTTGCGATTTCCCCGATGCGGAGAAGTGGGTGAAACTCTTGATGCGTAAAGGTATCCTCAGCGGGTTCAACGAGCTCGTGGAAATCAACGGCGGTATGGTCGCGCAGTTCGAGCATACTTTCTATATCGCCGGGAAACGTGGAGAGATAACCACCGGTCCTTGA
- a CDS encoding 30S ribosomal protein S13 gives MAAPKAANAKPEAAPADKKKGGKKASAKTEDENFNYIVRIANSDIDGLKHTVIGLQSIKGVGKRVSQIIVKRAGIDGSLKIGSLSDEQIADLEKLVLSYVEYAPSWAINRQMDYESGADMHLFGNDLNILQEDDINRMKMIRSYRGIRHDTNHKVRGQRTRSNGRKGLAVGVQKKS, from the coding sequence ATGGCAGCACCTAAAGCAGCTAACGCAAAGCCTGAGGCCGCACCCGCCGACAAGAAGAAGGGGGGCAAGAAGGCTTCGGCAAAGACCGAGGACGAGAATTTCAACTACATCGTCCGTATTGCAAACAGCGATATCGACGGACTTAAACACACCGTCATCGGACTCCAGAGCATCAAAGGGGTCGGAAAGAGGGTATCGCAGATCATTGTCAAGAGGGCCGGAATCGATGGATCCCTGAAGATCGGATCCCTTTCCGACGAGCAGATCGCAGACCTCGAGAAGCTCGTCCTGAGCTACGTCGAGTACGCTCCCTCCTGGGCAATCAACCGCCAGATGGATTACGAGTCCGGAGCGGACATGCACCTTTTCGGGAACGACCTCAACATCCTCCAGGAGGATGACATCAACAGGATGAAGATGATCCGCAGCTATCGCGGCATCAGGCACGACACCAACCACAAGGTAAGGGGACAGAGGACCAGGTCCAACGGAAGGAAGGGCCTCGCAGTCGGAGTCCAGAAGAAATCCTGA
- a CDS encoding 30S ribosomal protein S11, producing MTAKWGIANIYASYNNIMITLTDITGAETLAKVTGGMIVKQAKDESSPYAAQKAAERIAEIAAEKEITGIHVKVRAPGGNRSTSPGPGAQAAIRALARAGLKIGRIEDVTPIPHDGTKPKGGRRGRRV from the coding sequence ATGACTGCAAAATGGGGAATCGCTAACATCTACGCGAGCTACAACAACATTATGATCACCCTCACCGACATCACTGGGGCCGAGACCCTGGCGAAGGTCACCGGTGGAATGATCGTCAAGCAGGCGAAGGACGAGTCCTCGCCCTATGCGGCCCAGAAGGCCGCCGAGAGGATCGCCGAGATCGCCGCCGAGAAAGAGATCACCGGTATCCACGTCAAGGTAAGGGCTCCCGGAGGAAACAGGTCCACCTCTCCCGGACCCGGTGCTCAGGCCGCCATCCGTGCCCTCGCCCGTGCCGGTCTCAAGATCGGACGCATCGAGGACGTCACTCCCATACCGCACGACGGTACCAAGCCTAAGGGTGGACGCAGGGGACGCAGGGTCTGA
- a CDS encoding DNA polymerase II large subunit has protein sequence MGEVATSDEMKAYFKKLEDGAEEIYQIAAKARAEGKDPTLEVEIPRAEDLASRVEKLLSDYHVEGVAELIRQKTAEFGNREIVAIKVAEEYARKGIENNESKDKTLDRAVRLGLAIITEGILVAPLEGIATTKIGHNSDGTDFADLVFAGPIRASGGTGQAMSVLICDVVRQALGIGKYIPTEGEIARFDEEIPLYKQCQHLQFTPTSEEIRTIVSECPVMVDGEGTEQTEISGFRDLPRIETNRVRGGACLVVAEGMCLKASKLKKHVDKLGIKGWEFIGKYLDMHKAVDTDDKNKKKVVEPAYKYLKDMVAGRPIFGHPCRVGGFRLRYGRARTSGLASLAYNPASMYAMDEFMAIGTQLKIERPGKACVVTPVDTIEGPTVLLKNGDLVYCGTKEEYLKVKAAVAEVVDNGEILIPYGEFCENNHVLVPSGYPLEWHREEILAKNDDVLPDDWKDPTYARSKEMSAQLGVALHPKFNLYWSDVEVERLSRLRDFIAEEGCVSEGSICVPLDRSPVPQDETKDTSVKKILEDLGALHKVRGSRVIIDPLYTEPMIDCLGLSYDGKTVSKRGEFGGEDPLSAVSAAAGYKVMARAMTRVGTRMGRPEKAKERAGSPLVQALFALGEVVDGKDNPVRDTTSAIKSLSDPNLHKDKPASALHVEMGARRCPVCGKETCLCWCRECDAHTIPYDKAKPADGGSATVTVDIVKEYRDALKALGENEGKESLRCEDKLTSHTKTPELLEKGILRRKHDISIFRDGTIRYDMTDIPLTHFKPREIGLDIEKAHELGYTHDWNGNPLTDPDQIVELKCQDVIPAKDCGDYMARVAGFIDDELEKIYHLPRFYDAKDRHDLIGKLVFGLAPHTSGCILCRIIGYSSVRGCYGHPFYHASKRRNCDGDEDCIILALDALLNFSRIFLPDRRGGLMDCPLVLTTRLDPNEIDKEAHNVDCLRAYPLDLYYAAMDMKDPKEIEKKMDLVGGRIGTPYQYEGLGFTHDTYDISEGPKESAYTTLGSMTDKMTAQLELGMKCRAVDARDVAMKVINKHFMPDMIGNLRSFATQGVRCVKCGNKYRRVPLKGVCKCGNKLNLTVHEASVRKYLEVSKKVCEKYDLDDYTKQRIQIIETSMNSLFNNDKVRKCKLTDFM, from the coding sequence ATGGGAGAGGTCGCAACAAGCGACGAGATGAAGGCTTATTTCAAAAAGCTCGAAGACGGGGCGGAGGAGATCTACCAGATCGCCGCCAAGGCCCGCGCCGAGGGGAAGGACCCCACTCTGGAAGTGGAGATCCCCCGTGCGGAGGACCTCGCATCCCGTGTCGAGAAGCTCCTTTCCGACTACCATGTGGAGGGTGTCGCGGAACTGATCCGCCAGAAGACGGCGGAGTTCGGGAACCGCGAGATCGTCGCCATCAAGGTGGCCGAGGAATATGCCAGGAAAGGCATAGAGAACAACGAAAGCAAGGATAAGACCCTGGACCGCGCCGTAAGGCTCGGTCTGGCCATCATCACCGAGGGTATCCTCGTCGCGCCCCTGGAGGGCATAGCGACCACCAAGATAGGACATAATTCGGACGGTACCGACTTCGCCGACCTCGTATTCGCCGGACCCATCCGCGCTTCCGGAGGTACGGGACAGGCCATGAGCGTCCTCATATGCGACGTGGTCCGTCAGGCCTTGGGCATCGGCAAATACATCCCGACCGAAGGGGAGATCGCCAGATTCGACGAGGAGATCCCCCTGTACAAACAGTGCCAGCACCTTCAGTTCACCCCTACGTCGGAGGAGATAAGGACCATCGTCAGCGAGTGCCCCGTCATGGTCGACGGAGAAGGGACCGAGCAGACGGAGATATCCGGATTCAGAGACCTCCCCCGCATAGAGACCAACAGGGTGAGGGGAGGGGCATGTCTGGTCGTCGCCGAAGGTATGTGCCTCAAGGCATCCAAACTGAAGAAGCACGTGGACAAACTGGGCATAAAAGGATGGGAATTCATCGGCAAATACCTGGACATGCACAAGGCCGTGGACACCGACGACAAGAACAAGAAGAAGGTCGTCGAGCCTGCGTACAAGTATCTCAAGGACATGGTGGCGGGGCGCCCGATATTCGGACACCCCTGCCGTGTCGGAGGGTTCAGACTGCGCTACGGAAGAGCCAGGACATCCGGTCTGGCATCCCTGGCATACAATCCCGCCAGCATGTACGCCATGGACGAATTCATGGCCATAGGGACGCAGTTGAAGATCGAAAGACCGGGGAAGGCGTGCGTCGTCACCCCGGTGGACACCATAGAAGGACCTACAGTCCTCTTGAAGAACGGAGACCTCGTGTATTGCGGGACCAAGGAGGAGTATCTGAAGGTCAAGGCGGCCGTGGCCGAGGTCGTCGATAACGGGGAGATACTCATCCCCTACGGAGAGTTCTGCGAGAACAACCACGTCCTGGTCCCCTCGGGATACCCCTTGGAATGGCATCGCGAAGAGATCCTGGCCAAAAACGACGATGTACTCCCGGACGACTGGAAGGACCCCACTTATGCCCGCTCCAAGGAGATGTCGGCTCAGTTGGGCGTCGCACTGCACCCGAAATTCAACCTATACTGGTCCGATGTGGAGGTGGAGAGACTTTCCCGCCTCCGCGATTTCATAGCAGAGGAGGGATGTGTCTCCGAAGGCAGCATCTGCGTACCTCTCGACAGGTCTCCGGTCCCACAGGACGAGACCAAGGACACATCCGTGAAGAAGATCCTCGAAGACCTCGGTGCCCTGCATAAGGTAAGGGGATCCAGAGTGATCATCGACCCTCTGTACACCGAACCTATGATCGACTGTCTGGGTCTTTCATACGACGGGAAGACCGTCTCCAAGAGAGGGGAGTTCGGAGGAGAAGACCCCCTGAGTGCCGTCAGCGCCGCCGCCGGATATAAGGTCATGGCGAGGGCCATGACCCGCGTGGGGACCAGGATGGGACGTCCCGAGAAGGCCAAGGAAAGGGCCGGATCCCCGTTGGTGCAGGCCCTGTTCGCCTTGGGAGAGGTCGTGGATGGGAAGGACAACCCCGTAAGGGATACGACCTCCGCCATCAAATCGCTAAGCGACCCCAACCTGCACAAGGACAAACCCGCCAGCGCCCTGCATGTGGAGATGGGTGCCCGCCGCTGCCCCGTATGCGGTAAGGAGACCTGCCTCTGCTGGTGCAGGGAATGCGACGCCCATACCATCCCGTACGATAAGGCCAAACCTGCGGACGGCGGTTCCGCCACCGTCACAGTAGACATAGTCAAGGAATACAGGGATGCCCTGAAGGCCCTGGGAGAGAACGAAGGGAAGGAATCGCTCAGATGCGAGGACAAACTGACCTCCCATACCAAGACCCCGGAGTTACTCGAGAAAGGCATCCTGAGAAGGAAGCACGACATATCCATCTTCAGGGACGGGACCATCCGCTACGATATGACCGATATCCCGCTGACACACTTCAAACCGCGCGAGATCGGCCTCGATATCGAAAAGGCTCACGAACTGGGATATACGCACGACTGGAACGGAAACCCCCTTACGGACCCCGACCAGATCGTGGAACTGAAGTGCCAGGACGTCATCCCTGCGAAAGACTGCGGAGATTATATGGCCCGTGTCGCCGGATTCATCGATGACGAACTGGAGAAGATATACCACCTTCCGCGTTTCTACGATGCCAAAGACAGACACGACCTGATCGGGAAACTGGTCTTCGGTCTCGCTCCGCACACGTCCGGATGTATCCTGTGCAGGATCATCGGATACAGCAGCGTACGCGGATGCTACGGACATCCTTTCTATCACGCCTCCAAGAGAAGGAACTGCGACGGAGACGAGGACTGCATCATCCTGGCACTCGACGCATTGCTGAACTTCTCGAGGATCTTCCTCCCCGACAGGAGAGGAGGACTCATGGATTGCCCGCTGGTCCTCACCACCAGGCTGGATCCCAACGAGATCGACAAAGAGGCCCATAACGTGGACTGCCTCAGGGCGTACCCCTTGGACCTGTATTATGCGGCCATGGACATGAAGGACCCCAAGGAGATCGAGAAGAAGATGGACCTGGTAGGAGGCCGCATAGGTACTCCTTACCAATACGAGGGACTTGGATTCACCCATGACACGTACGACATATCCGAGGGACCCAAAGAGTCCGCATACACCACGTTGGGGTCGATGACCGATAAGATGACGGCACAGCTGGAACTCGGCATGAAGTGCCGTGCGGTAGATGCCAGGGATGTTGCCATGAAGGTCATCAACAAACACTTCATGCCGGATATGATCGGAAATCTGAGGAGTTTTGCTACACAAGGTGTGAGATGCGTCAAATGCGGAAACAAGTACCGCAGGGTCCCGCTGAAAGGCGTATGCAAATGCGGAAACAAACTGAACCTTACCGTACACGAGGCATCTGTCAGGAAGTACCTCGAAGTATCGAAGAAGGTCTGCGAGAAATACGACCTCGACGATTATACGAAACAGAGGATCCAGATAATCGAGACGAGTATGAACTCGCTATTCAACAACGATAAAGTCAGAAAATGCAAACTCACGGATTTCATGTGA